The region CGGGCGCTGAGGTTGCCGCCGCTGTCGTCGTCTTGCACAGAAAAATCGTCGCGATCGGCAGAGAGCAAAATCAAGTAGGGGTCAACATCCTGGCTGCTCATGGCGATGGTGACGGTCTGCCCCGCCTGCCCCTCAAACCGGTAGGGGTTGTAGAAGCTGCCGTCGGGCAGCACGTTGCTGGTGTCGTTGAGCTGACCCTGCACCGTGGTGTCCAGGGCAATGGGTGCCGGTTCGCGGCGGGTGCGATCGGCGGGGGCGGTGGCGGTGGCCGTGCCCGATCGCACCGAGGCCAAAAATGTCTGCACCGCATCGGTGGGAATGGCAAAGCCAATGCCCACGCTGCCGCCGCCGCTGCCGGTGGTAAAAATCGAGGTGTTGACGCCGATCATCTGACCGGCACTGTTGAGTAGGGGGCCGCCCGAGTTGCCGGGGTTGATGGCGGCGTCGGTCTGAATCACGTTGCGATCGCGGTCAATACGGCTGACAATGCCCACCGTCAGGGTACCCTGCAACCCAAAGGGGCTGCCAATGGCAAAGGCGCTTTGGCCCACCCGCACCGAGTTGACGGGCGCAATGGGCACGGTGGGTAGACCCCTGGGGGTGCCTCGCAGGCGCACCGCCGCCAAATCGAGCCGGTCTTGGCCGTAGCCCACCACGTCCCCCTGGAAGCTGCGTCCGTCCGACAGGCGCACCGTCACCACGCGCTCGCTGCCCACCACGTGGGCATTGGTCAAGATCAGCCCGCTGGCGTCAATAATGCTGCCGCTGCCGCCGCCGTCGCGGGTGTTGATAGCCACCACCGCCGGGCTGGCCTGCTCGTACACCCGAATGGTGGTGGCCTCGTCAACCACCGACTGGGCCAGGGCGGGGGAGGGCCCCAGAGGAACGCTGCTGAGCGGGGCGATCGCAGCCATCCCCGCCAGCAGTGCCCCCACCATGACTGAACCCGATGTCAAACGCCTGAACGCCGCCTGTGCCATATCGCTTCTCAATAATTCTGCACTACCGAGTTGGCTGGGGTAGTACCGGACACCTACTATCTACCTAGCCTTCCCCTACCGTCAGGATATCTCTCGAAAACCGGGAGAAACTGAACCGCTGGCCACTTTTGGCGCAGGCACTGCCGCTGCCACAGTCAGATTGCGGCCTCGATTGCGCTCCCTGGACTGAGCCCGGTAGACAGCCGTCTTGGCTGCAATGGCCTGATTAGACAGTTAAAAAGCGCCCAGGGTTCTGCATGCCCTGGGCGCTAGAGATAGTCCTCGTCGGCTCTAGCCAGACTTACTGGTGCACCGAGGGTGCCTTGAGCACCGGCAGCGCGGCGATGGGGGCCAGCCCCTCGGCACTGGCTTCGCTAGCCACAAACACACTGCCCAATCGCGCCGTCAGCTGTTGGGTGGTGGCATCGTAGATCTGGGTCAGCATCTTAGGGTAGAAGCCAAAG is a window of Nodosilinea sp. PGN35 DNA encoding:
- a CDS encoding trypsin-like peptidase domain-containing protein is translated as MTSGSVMVGALLAGMAAIAPLSSVPLGPSPALAQSVVDEATTIRVYEQASPAVVAINTRDGGGSGSIIDASGLILTNAHVVGSERVVTVRLSDGRSFQGDVVGYGQDRLDLAAVRLRGTPRGLPTVPIAPVNSVRVGQSAFAIGSPFGLQGTLTVGIVSRIDRDRNVIQTDAAINPGNSGGPLLNSAGQMIGVNTSIFTTGSGGGSVGIGFAIPTDAVQTFLASVRSGTATATAPADRTRREPAPIALDTTVQGQLNDTSNVLPDGSFYNPYRFEGQAGQTVTIAMSSQDVDPYLILLSADRDDFSVQDDDSGGNLSARISVQLPYTGSYIILANSYGQGESGRYQLQLSQTGGGRGGPAPNAPNNAPSGALLRQQGNLGPGDRTLQDGSYYQEFSFQGRAGQTVRLRLESPDFDTYMILLDDSRNRLAENDDASANTTNSALAFRLPRDGQYTVLVNSYQAGGRGRFLLTVE